In Tachysurus vachellii isolate PV-2020 chromosome 10, HZAU_Pvac_v1, whole genome shotgun sequence, the following proteins share a genomic window:
- the gjb10 gene encoding gap junction protein beta 10, protein MNWAFLQGLLSGVNKFSTAFGRIWLSVVFLFRVMVFVVAAEKVWGDDQKDFICNTAQPGCHNVCYDHFFPVSHIRLWALQLIFVTCPSLLVVLHVAYREERERKHRAKFGESCKRLYQNTGKKRGGLWWTYVLTLVFKMGVDCAFIYLVYYLYEGYDFPPLVKCSETPCPNTVDCFISRPTEKRIFTLFMVVSSLVCILLSFCEILYLVCKRCHEGVQMLRGSRQVARATSIHSIKNPNSLMDSDKLVGKVPSYTVSMAR, encoded by the coding sequence ATGAACTGGGCATTCCTTCAGGGTCTCCTAAGCGGGGTCAACAAATTCTCGACTGCGTTCGGGCGCATCTGGCtgtctgtggtgtttttgtTCCGTGTCATGGTGTTTGTGGTGGCTGCGGAGAAGGTGTGGGGTGATGATCAGAAGGATTTCATTTGTAACACGGCACAGCCAGGCTGCCACAACGTCTGCTACGACCACTTCTTCCCGGTCTCACATATTCGCCTGTGGGCACTTCAGCTGATCTTTGTGACGTGTCCATCACTGCTGGTGGTGCTTCACGTGGCGTACCGCGAGGAACGTGAGCGCAAGCACCGCGCAAAGTTTGGCGAAAGCTGCAAACGCCTTTACCAGAACACAGGCAAGAAGCGTGGCGGACTCTGGTGGACCTACGTGCTTACTTTAGTCTTCAAGATGGGTGTCGATTGTGCCTTTATCTACCTGGTGTACTACCTGTACGAGGGTTATGACTTCCCGCCGCTGGTGAAGTGTTCGGAGACGCCGTGCCCCAACACGGTGGACTGCTTTATCTCGAGACCCACCGAGAAGAGGATCTTCACACTCTTCATGGTGGTCAGCAGTCTGGTGTGCATCCTTCTCTCATTCTGTGAGATCCTTTACCTGGTTTGCAAGCGATGCCATGAAGGTGTCCAGATGCTCAGGGGTTCTAGGCAGGTAGCTCGTGCTACGTCCATTCACAGCATCAAGAACCCGAATTCACTGATGGATAGCGATAAGCTGGTGGGAAAAGTGCCATCGTACACTGTCTCAATGGCACGATGa